From the Tenacibaculum dicentrarchi genome, the window AAAGAATCTACTGATTCTTGTAACATACGTTTTTCATTACGTAAAATAACCTCAGGTGCTTTAATTTCCATTAATCGTTTTAAACGATTATTACGGATAATTACACGACGGTATAAATCATTTAAATCTGAAGTAGCAAAACGACCACCATCTAATGGCACTAAAGGACGTAATTCTGGCGGTATAACTGGTACAGCCTTCATTATCATCCACTCAGGATTGTTTTCTCTATTTTTTTGAGAATCTCTAAAAGCTTCAACAACATTTAAACGCTTTAATGCTTCGTTTTTACGTTGCTTAGAAGTTTCAGTATTTGCTTTATGACGTAATTCAAATGATAAAGAGTCTAAATCAATTCTTTCTAATAAATCGATTAAACATTCAGCTCCCATTTTAGCGATAAACTTAGTTGGGTCGCTATCATCTAAATACATGTTTTCTTGTGGAAGTGCATCTAAAATATCTAAATACTCTTCTTCTGTTAAGAAGTCCATTTTATTTAATGACTCTCCTTCAGCAGTTTTAGCATCACCTGGTTGAATTACTACATAACGTTCGTAGTAAATAATCATATCTAACTTTTTAGACGGTAAACCTAAAAGGTACCCCATTTTGTTAGGTAATGATCTAAAATACCAAATGTGTGCTACTGGTACTACTAAATTAATGTGACCTACTCTGTCTCTACGTACTTTTTTCTCAGTAACTTCAACTCCACATCGATCACAAATGATTCCTTTATAACGGATTCTTTTGTATTTACCACACGCACACTCATAATCCTTTATAGGACCAAATATACGCTCACAAAATAAACCATCTCTTTCTGGTTTATGTGTACGGTAATTAATAGTTTCTGGTTTTAAAACCTCACCTCTTGACGCCTCTAAAATAGACTCAGGTGATGCTAAACCAATTGAAATTTTGTTAAACTTTTTAACAGTGTATTTTTCGTTCTTTCTTGCCATAATAAGTAATGGATTCGAATTAAAAATTGCCTCTAAATGAGACGTATATTTAAAATGATTTATCATTCGGTAAATTTAATTACCGAATGATATTTCACTGTTTGTTATTCCTCTAATTTAACATCTAATCCTAAACCTTTCAGTTCGTGCATTAATACATTAAATGATTCTGGTAAACCTGGTTCTGGCATAGTTTCACCTTTTACGATTGCTTCGTAAGTTTTGGCTCTACCTAATACATCATCAGATTTAACGGTTAAGATTTCTCTTAAGATACTTGATGCACCATATGCTTCAAGTGCCCAAACTTCCATCTCTCCAAAACGCTGACCTCCAAATTGAGCTTTACCTCCAAGTGGTTGCTGCGTAATTAATGAATAAGGACCAATAGAACGCGCATGCATTTTATCTTCAATCATGTGACCTAACTTAATCATATAAATGATACCTACCGTTGCTGGTTGATCGAAACGTTTTCCTGTACCTCCATCATATAAATATGTATGTCCGTAACGTGGAATTCCTGCTTTATCAGTTAACTCGTTTATTTGGTCGATGTTTGCTCCATCAAAAATTGGTGTTGCATACTTCTGATCTAATTTTTGACCTGCCCATCCAAGAACAGTTTCATAAATCTGACCAATATTCATACGAGATGGTACCCCTAATGGATTTAATACAATATCAACAGGTGTTCCGTCTGCTAAGAAAGGCATATCTTCAGCTCTAACAATACGAGCAACAATACCTTTATTTCCGTGACGTCCTGCCATCTTATCTCCTACTTTTAATTTACGTTTTTTAGCAACATAAATTTTTGCAAGTTTTAAGATTCCTGCTGGTAATTCATCACCTACAGAAATTGTAAATTTCTCACGACGTAAAGAACCTTGTAAATCGTTAACTTTAATTTTATAATTGTGAACTAATTCAACAACTAATCTATTTAAGTCTTTATCGGTAGTCCAAGTTCCGTGTAAGTGCGTAAAATCACCTACAGAATTTAACATTTTTTGAGTGAATTTTTTACCTTTTGGTAATACTTCCTCTCCTAAATCATTAAATACCCCTTGAGAAGTTTTTCCTGTAATTAGATTAAATAATTTTTCAATTAATAAATCTTTTAAATCTTCAAACTTGTGTACATAAGATGCTTCTAAAACAGCAATAGCTTCTTTATCTCTTGCTCGTTTTGTTTTATCTTTTACAGCACGTTGGAATAATTTTTTATTAATTACTACCCCTCTTAATGATGGAGAAGCTTTTAGTGATGCATCTTTTACATCACCTGCTTTATCACCAAAGATAGCTCTTAATAATTTTTCTTCAGGAGTTGGGTCAGATTCACCTTTTGGAGTAATTTTACCAATTAAGATATCTCCTGGATTAACCTCTGCTCCAATACGAATCATTCCATTTTCATCTAAGTCTTTAGTAGCCTCTTCTGAAACGTTAGGAATATCGTTTGTTAACTCTTCAGCTCCTAATTTCGTATCACGAACATCTAAAGAATATTCGTCAATATGAATAGAAGTAAAGATATCTTCACGAACAACTTTTTCAGAAATTACAATCGCATCCTCAAAGTTATACCCTTTCCAAGGCATAAAGGCTACTTTCATATTTCTACCTAAAGCTAATTCTCCTTTTTGTGTTGCATATCCTTCACAAAGTACTTGACCTTCTTCAACTCTATCTCCAACTTTAACAATTGGTTTTAGGTTAATGTTCGTACCTTGATTTGTTTTTCTAAACTTAATTAAGTTATAAGAAATATCATCTGAATCAAAGCTTACTAAACGCTCTTCATCTGATCTATCATACTTAATTCTTATTTTATTCGCATCAACATACTCAATAACACCAGGTCCTTCAGCATTAATTAAAATACGAGAATCTTTTGCAACTCTACGCTCTAATCCTGTACCTACAATTGGAGACTCTGGACGTAATAATGGAACTGCTTGACGCATCATGTTCGATCCCATTAAGGCTCTATTGGCATCATCATGCTCTAAGAAAGGAATTAATGATGCTGATATAGATGCTATCTGGTTAGGGGCAACATCCATATAATCAATTTCAGTAGGTGTTACTACAGGGAAATCTCCCCCTTCACGTGAAATTAATTTATCTCCAACAAAATCTCCAGCTGCACTTACCTCTAAATTAGATTGTGCAAACTTCATTCCTTCTTCTTCTTCAGCACTTAAATAAATATGCTCTTGGTGTACATCTACGTTTCCTTCGATAACCTTTTTATAAGGAGTTTCGATAAAACCTAAACTGTTAACCTTTGCAAATACTGCTAAAGATGAAATTAATCCAATATTCGGTCCCTCAGGAGTTTCAATTGGACATAAACGTCCGTAGTGTGTATAGTGAACATCACGAACCTCGAATCCTGCTCTTTCTCTAGATAATCCTCCAGGTCCTAGTGCTGATAAACGACGTTTGTGTGTAATCTCAGCTAATGGATTGGTTTGATCCATAAATTGAGATAACTGGTTAGTTCCAAAAAACGAATTAATAACTGAAGATAAGGTCTTCGCATTAATTAAATCAATAGGAGTAAACACCTCATTATCACGCACATTCATTCTTTCACGAATAGTACGAGCCATACGAGCTAAACCTACACCAAACTGACCTGCTAATTGTTCACCAACAGTTCTTACACGACGGTTAGATAAGTGATCAATATCATCTACTTCTGCTTTTGAGTTAATTAACTCAATTAAGTATTTGATAATGGTAATAATATCATTTTTAGTTAATACCTTCTGATCAATCGGCTCATTTAACTGTAACTTGGTGTTCATTCTAAAACGACCAACTTCACCTAAACTATAACGTTGCTCAGAGAAGAATAATTTTTCAATAATTCCTCTTGCTGTCTCCTCATCTGGCGGCTCAGCATTACGTAATTGTCTGTAGACGTGTTCTACTGCTTCTTTTTCAGAATTCGTAGGATCTTTCTGCAGTGTATTATGAATGATGGCATAATCGGCCATGTCATTATCTACCTTATGTAATAAGATAGTTTTAGCACCTGCATCAATTATTTCATCAATATGTTCTTTCTCTATGATTGTATCACGGTCGAAAACAATTTCGTTACGTTCAATAGACACCACTTCACCGGTATCTTCATCTACGAAATCTTCATGCCAAGTTTTTAGAACCCTAGCTGCTAGTTTACGCCCTAATACTTTTTTTAATCCTGCTTTAGAAACCTTAATTTCTTCTGCTAAATCAAAAATCTCTAATATATCTTTATCTCTTTCAAAACCAATGGCTCTGAATAACGTAGTTACTGGTAGTTTTTTCTTTCTATCAATATAAGCGTACATTACCTGATTGATATCAGTTGCAAATTCTATCCAAGATCCTTTAAAAGGAATTACTCTTGCAGAATACAACTTAGTTCCATTTGCATGGAAAGATTGTCCAAAAAACACCCCTGGTGAACGGTGTAATTGAGATACAACAACTCTTTCAGCTCCATTAATAATGAAGGTTCCAGAATTTGTCATATAAGGAATTGTTCCTAAATACACATCTTGAACAATAGTTTCAAAATCTTCATGCTCAGGATCTGTACAATAAAGTTTTAACCTTGCTTTTAAAGGCACACTATGTGTTAAACCTCTTTCAATACATTCTTGAATGCTATATCTTGGTGGATCTACAAAGTAGTCTAAAAATTCTAATACAAATTGATTACGGGTATCTGTAATCGGAAAGTTATCCATGAAGGTTTTATACAAACCTTCTTCACCTCGCTCATCAGCTTTGGTTTGCAATTGGAAAAAATCTTGGAAAGATTTCACCTGAATATCCAAAAAGTCTGGATAATCGGTACCTAATTGCGATGATGCGAAGTTAATTCTTTCAGTAGTGTTTATCGTTGCCAAAAGAGATGCTATTTTTAAATTAAAAATATTATTTTTTGAAACTATCTCGTTTCAATAATGCAATTTTAATTGCTTTGCTAACTTAACGTTAGCTCTTTACAGTCGTACTATTACAATGTTACTTATGTAATAAAATAAAGAACGAATATATACACAAAATGGTTTAGGACCAGAAACAGATGTTTCTAGTACCTAAACCTTAATTGTTTTACCTAGTTAAAACCAGGAATATAGATTACTTAATCTCTGCTTCAGCTCCTGCTTCTTCTAAAGATTTTAAAAGACCTTCAGCCTCATCTTTAGATACTCCTTCTTTTACTGGTGCTGGTGCGCTATCAACGATTGCTTTAGCTTCTTTTAACCCTAATCCAGTTAATTCTTTAACTAATTTTACTACAGCTAATTTAGAACCACCTGCTGCTTTTAAAATAACATCAAATTCAGTTTGCTCATCTGCTGCATCTCCTCCTGCTGCTGGTCCTGCTACTGCTACAGCTGCTGCTGCTGGCTCAATACCATACTCATCTTTTAAAATATCAGCTAATTCATTAACCTCTTTTACTGTTAAGTTAACTAATTGCTCTGCGAAATCTTTTAATTCTGCCATTTTAATTGTGTTTTGAAATTTATTATTTAGTTTATTTGTGCGCGTGCTTATTTGTCTGATAATGTCTTTAAGATACCAGATAATTTGTTACCTCCTGATTGTAATGCTGAAACAACATTTTTAGCAGGCGATTGTAATAATGAGATAATATCTCCAATAAGTTCTTCTCTAGATTTAATGTTAACTAATGCGTCTAATTGGTCATCTCCAACATAAACAGACTCTTCAACAAAAGCACCTTTTAATAGAGGCTTTTCTGATTTTTTTCTGAACTCTTTGATAACTTTAGCAGGAGCGTTAGACACCTCTGAAATCATCATTGAAGTATTCCCTTTTAAAACAGCTGGTAAATCTCCGAAATCTTTATCAGAAGCTTCCATTGCTTTTGATAGCAATGTGTTTTTAATAACAGATAATTCTACGTTTGCTTTAAAACAAGCTCTTCTTAAGTTTGAAGTAGTAACAGCATCTAATCCAGAAATATCTGCTAAATAGATGGTACCTGTATCTGCTAATCTTGCTGTTAAATCTTGTATTACTTGTAATTTGTCTTCTCTTGTCATAATTAAAAGTTTAAGTGCCTATGATATAGATTTTTCATCTACAGCAATACTAGGACTCATAGTTGAAGACATAAATATACTCTTTATATAATCTCCTTTAGCCGCTGTTGGCTTTAATTTAACTAACGTTTGTAATAACTCATTTGCATTTTCCTGAATCTTCTGAGCATCAAAAGACACTTTTCCGATAGCAGCATGTACAATACCTGTTTTATCAACTTTAAAGTCAATTTTACCAGCTTTAACTTCTTGTACTGCTTTTGCAACATTCATAGTTACTGTACCTGTCTTTGGGTTAGGCATTAAACCTCTTGGTCCTAAAACACGACCTAAAGGACCTAACTTCCCCATAACACTAGGCATAGTTATAATCACATCAACATCAGTCCAACCTCCTTTAATTTTTTGAAGGTATTCATCCAACCCAACATAATCAGCACCAGCTGCAACAGCTTCTGCTTCTTTATCAGGCGTAACTAATGCTAATACTTTTACATCTTTTCCTGTTCCATGAGGTAATGTTACAACTCCACGTACCATTTGATTTGCTTTACGAGGATCAACTCCTAAACGTACTGCTAAATCTACAGATGCGTCAAATTTTACAGTTGTAATTTCTTTAACTAAGGTTGCTGCATCGTTTAAGCTGTAAACTTTAGAGCTATCTACCTTAGAACGAGCTTCTTTTTGCTTTCTAGTAATTGCCATTTCTAAATATCTTTTAAAGTTTAAGCAGGTGCATTACCTGTCACTGTTAATCCCATAGAACGAGCGGTTCCGGCTATCATTTTCATTGCAGATTCAACTTTAAAGGCATTCATATCTACCATTTTGTCTTCTGCAATTACTTGAATTTGATCCCAAGAAACACTTGCTACTTTTTTCCTATTTGGTTCCCCAGAACCTTTCTTAATTTTGGCCGCTTCTAACAATTGTACTGCAGCTGGTGGTGTTTTTACAACAAACTCAAAAGATTTGTCTTTATAAACAGTAATCACAACAGGTAAAACTTTACCTTGTTTGTCCTGTGTACGAGCATTAAATTGCTTACAGAACTCCATGATATTAACACCGGCAGCACCTAAAGCGGGTCCAACTGGTGGCGACGGATTCGCAGCACCTCCCCTAACTTGTAGTTTAACTAACTTACTTATTTCTTTTGCCATTGTTTAAGATTTAAAAACGATATATTTAAAATGGAAGCTTTAAACACATCTAAATATAGGTGTAACGATTATATTTTTTCTACTTGCATATAGTTTAATTCTAATGGAGTTTTTCTTCCGAAAATTTTAACCATTACTTCTAACTTACGCTTTTCCTCATTAACTTTTTCAACAATTCCATCAAAACCATTAAAAGGACCATCAATTACTTTTACTGTTTCACCAGTATTAAAAGGAATTGCAATATTTTCATCTTTTACAGAAAGTTCATCAACTTTTCCTAACATCCTATTTACTTCTGATTTACGCATAGGCACTGGTTCACCACCTTTTGTTTCACCTAAAAAACCAATAACGCCTGTTACTGATTTTATCACATGAGGTACTTCTCCAGCTAAATTAGCTTCTACCATTACATATCCAGGAAAATAGACTCTTTCTCTGTTAACTTTCTTTCCGTTTCTTACTTGAATAACTTTTTCTGTAGGAACAATAACTTTACTTACAAAATCAGACAAACCAAAACGAGCGATTTCTGTCTCAATATAAGTTTTAACCTTATTTTCTTGACCACCAACAGCTCTTACCACATACCACTTCATTACTGAGTCAGCCATCATTTAAAACATTTTAAAGAAATTATCTAATCCTGTTTGAAAAACCTTATCTACTCCTGCTACGACTAAGGCAAAAACAATTGTAAACGCCGCAACAATTACAGTAGACTTTTGAGCCTCTTCACGAGAAGCCCAAGTCATATTTGTATTTAATTCTTCAAAAGAACCTTTGATGTATTGTATAAAGTTATTCATTTTGTTATTCTTTTAGCGAGCTATAATTCATCATTATAACTCGCTTTAATTATGCACGGACGGAGAGATTCGAACTCCCGACAGCTGGTTTTGGAGACCAGTGCTCTACCGCTGAACTACGTCCGTATTTTATTTTAAAAGGAGCCTCTCATTTAAGAGACTCCTTTTCTATAGTGTAAACTAATAAATTAGTCTAAAATCTCAGTAACCTGACCTGCACCTACTGTTCTACCACCTTCACGGATAGCAAACTGTAAACCTAAGTTTAATGCAATTGGCTGGATTAATTCAACTGTAATAGTTAAGTTATCACCAGGCATAACCATCTCTACACCTTCTGGCAAGAAAATATTTCCTGTCACATCAGTAGTACGTACATAAAACTGAGGGCGATAGTTATTATGGAATGGAGTGTGACGTCCACCTTCTTCTTTTTTCAATACATACACCTCAGCCTTAAACTTAGCGTGTGGAGTTATAGAACCTGGCTTACAGATTACCATACCTCTTTTAATATCTTCTTTAGCAATACCTCTCAACAAGATACCTGCATTATCTCCTGCCTCACCTCTATCTAAGATTTGACGAAACATTTCAATACCAGTAACTGTAGAAGCTAACTTTTCAGTACCCATACCGATAATATCTACAGCGTCACCAGAATTGATTATCCCTGTTTCAATACGACCAGTTGCAACAGTACCACGACCAGTAATAGAAAAAACATCTTCAATAGGCATTAAGAAATCTTTTTCAGTCTCTCTTAAAGGCTCTTCAACCCAAGAATCAACTGCTTCCATCAACTCTAATACAGTGTTAACCCATTTTTCCTCACCATTTAAAGCTCCTAAAGCAGAACCAGCAACAACAGGACCATTATCTCCATCATACTCATAGAAAGATAATAATTCTCTTACCTCCATCTCTACTAACTCTAACAACTCCTCATCATCAACCATATCAACCTTGTTCAAGAAAACAACGATACGTGGAATACCTACCTGACGACCTAATAAGATATGCTCACGAGTTTGTGGCATAGGACCATCAGTTGCAGCTACTACTAAAATAGCTCCATCCATCTGAGCAGCACCTGTAACCATGTTCTTAACATAATCGGCGTGACCTGGACAATCTACGTGTGCATAGTGACGGTTCTGAGTCGCATATTCAACGTGAGAAGAGTTAATTGTAATACCTCTTTCTTTTTCTTCTGGAGCATTATCGATTTGATCAAAATCTCTAGCTTCAGAGAATCCTGCATCAGCTAATACTTTTGTGATAGCAGCAGTTAATGTAGTTTTACCGTGATCTACGTGACCAATAGTACCAACATTTAAGTGGGGCTTCGAACGATCGTAAGTTTCTTTTGCCATGATTATTAATTTTAATTCTTAGTTAAATATATTTAGTATTACTTTAAATCCTTTTTTAAAAAACTCCAAAAAAGAGCCAATGATCGGATTTGAACCGATGACCTCATCCCTACCAAGGATGCGCTCTACCAACTGAGCTACACCGGCGTAGATTTTAGAGCGAAAGACCAGGTTCGAACTGGCGACATTCAGCTTGGAAGGCTGACGCTCTACCAACTGAGCTACTTTCGCATATTTTTAAAACTTTTCATCAATAATCAAAAGTTGAAGCTTGATACATTGACTAATAAGTTTTAAAAAAGTGGGGAGAGCAGGATTCGAACCTGCGAAGTCGTAAGACAACGGAGTTACAGTCCGTCCCAGTTGGCCGCTTTGGTATCTCCCCTATTTTTTTGGTACTTAATAAATAATGAACTTTTTGTTTTATTGAGCCAATGGAGGGACTCGAACCCACGACCTGCTGATTACAAATCAGCTGCTCTAGCCAGCTGAGCTACATCGGCTTTTTAATTGTCAATAAAAACAATCCGCTATTTCTAACGGATTGCAAATGTATAAAGTAATTTCTATATTTTAAAACTTTTTTCAATTTATTTTTAAAAAACTTTTATTTTTTTATTAAACTAAAATCGTTCTTTGCTTCTCTTTTGACTTTTTCAAACTTCTTTTTAATGAATCAATCGCAATGTTGACGCCTTCTTCAAAGGTTTTTGTTTGTTTTTTCACCATAAATTCATCACCTGGTATATTTATTTTGATTTCTGTTATTTTATTTTCCTTCTCACTAGTTTTCTGTACTTTTAAATATACTTCTACATCAACTATTTTATCATGGAACTTTTCTAGACCTTCAATTTTCTTTTCAATATAATCGATTAAACTTTTATCTGCTGTAAAATTTACTGACTGTGTGAATACTTTCATAATTTTTCCAATCTTTATTTTAACTCTCTAGGATGAGCTTTATTATACACTTTTTTTATTTGCTCCAAGCTATTATGCGTATATACTTGAGTTGAGGCTAAACTTGAATGCCCTAGCAATTCTTTAACCGAATTTAACGACGCACCATTATTTAATAAGT encodes:
- the rpoB gene encoding DNA-directed RNA polymerase subunit beta, producing the protein MATINTTERINFASSQLGTDYPDFLDIQVKSFQDFFQLQTKADERGEEGLYKTFMDNFPITDTRNQFVLEFLDYFVDPPRYSIQECIERGLTHSVPLKARLKLYCTDPEHEDFETIVQDVYLGTIPYMTNSGTFIINGAERVVVSQLHRSPGVFFGQSFHANGTKLYSARVIPFKGSWIEFATDINQVMYAYIDRKKKLPVTTLFRAIGFERDKDILEIFDLAEEIKVSKAGLKKVLGRKLAARVLKTWHEDFVDEDTGEVVSIERNEIVFDRDTIIEKEHIDEIIDAGAKTILLHKVDNDMADYAIIHNTLQKDPTNSEKEAVEHVYRQLRNAEPPDEETARGIIEKLFFSEQRYSLGEVGRFRMNTKLQLNEPIDQKVLTKNDIITIIKYLIELINSKAEVDDIDHLSNRRVRTVGEQLAGQFGVGLARMARTIRERMNVRDNEVFTPIDLINAKTLSSVINSFFGTNQLSQFMDQTNPLAEITHKRRLSALGPGGLSRERAGFEVRDVHYTHYGRLCPIETPEGPNIGLISSLAVFAKVNSLGFIETPYKKVIEGNVDVHQEHIYLSAEEEEGMKFAQSNLEVSAAGDFVGDKLISREGGDFPVVTPTEIDYMDVAPNQIASISASLIPFLEHDDANRALMGSNMMRQAVPLLRPESPIVGTGLERRVAKDSRILINAEGPGVIEYVDANKIRIKYDRSDEERLVSFDSDDISYNLIKFRKTNQGTNINLKPIVKVGDRVEEGQVLCEGYATQKGELALGRNMKVAFMPWKGYNFEDAIVISEKVVREDIFTSIHIDEYSLDVRDTKLGAEELTNDIPNVSEEATKDLDENGMIRIGAEVNPGDILIGKITPKGESDPTPEEKLLRAIFGDKAGDVKDASLKASPSLRGVVINKKLFQRAVKDKTKRARDKEAIAVLEASYVHKFEDLKDLLIEKLFNLITGKTSQGVFNDLGEEVLPKGKKFTQKMLNSVGDFTHLHGTWTTDKDLNRLVVELVHNYKIKVNDLQGSLRREKFTISVGDELPAGILKLAKIYVAKKRKLKVGDKMAGRHGNKGIVARIVRAEDMPFLADGTPVDIVLNPLGVPSRMNIGQIYETVLGWAGQKLDQKYATPIFDGANIDQINELTDKAGIPRYGHTYLYDGGTGKRFDQPATVGIIYMIKLGHMIEDKMHARSIGPYSLITQQPLGGKAQFGGQRFGEMEVWALEAYGASSILREILTVKSDDVLGRAKTYEAIVKGETMPEPGLPESFNVLMHELKGLGLDVKLEE
- the rplL gene encoding 50S ribosomal protein L7/L12 encodes the protein MAELKDFAEQLVNLTVKEVNELADILKDEYGIEPAAAAVAVAGPAAGGDAADEQTEFDVILKAAGGSKLAVVKLVKELTGLGLKEAKAIVDSAPAPVKEGVSKDEAEGLLKSLEEAGAEAEIK
- the rplJ gene encoding 50S ribosomal protein L10 translates to MTREDKLQVIQDLTARLADTGTIYLADISGLDAVTTSNLRRACFKANVELSVIKNTLLSKAMEASDKDFGDLPAVLKGNTSMMISEVSNAPAKVIKEFRKKSEKPLLKGAFVEESVYVGDDQLDALVNIKSREELIGDIISLLQSPAKNVVSALQSGGNKLSGILKTLSDK
- the rplA gene encoding 50S ribosomal protein L1 is translated as MAITRKQKEARSKVDSSKVYSLNDAATLVKEITTVKFDASVDLAVRLGVDPRKANQMVRGVVTLPHGTGKDVKVLALVTPDKEAEAVAAGADYVGLDEYLQKIKGGWTDVDVIITMPSVMGKLGPLGRVLGPRGLMPNPKTGTVTMNVAKAVQEVKAGKIDFKVDKTGIVHAAIGKVSFDAQKIQENANELLQTLVKLKPTAAKGDYIKSIFMSSTMSPSIAVDEKSIS
- the rplK gene encoding 50S ribosomal protein L11, with the translated sequence MAKEISKLVKLQVRGGAANPSPPVGPALGAAGVNIMEFCKQFNARTQDKQGKVLPVVITVYKDKSFEFVVKTPPAAVQLLEAAKIKKGSGEPNRKKVASVSWDQIQVIAEDKMVDMNAFKVESAMKMIAGTARSMGLTVTGNAPA
- the nusG gene encoding transcription termination/antitermination protein NusG, whose protein sequence is MADSVMKWYVVRAVGGQENKVKTYIETEIARFGLSDFVSKVIVPTEKVIQVRNGKKVNRERVYFPGYVMVEANLAGEVPHVIKSVTGVIGFLGETKGGEPVPMRKSEVNRMLGKVDELSVKDENIAIPFNTGETVKVIDGPFNGFDGIVEKVNEEKRKLEVMVKIFGRKTPLELNYMQVEKI
- the secE gene encoding preprotein translocase subunit SecE — translated: MNNFIQYIKGSFEELNTNMTWASREEAQKSTVIVAAFTIVFALVVAGVDKVFQTGLDNFFKMF
- the tuf gene encoding elongation factor Tu, with product MAKETYDRSKPHLNVGTIGHVDHGKTTLTAAITKVLADAGFSEARDFDQIDNAPEEKERGITINSSHVEYATQNRHYAHVDCPGHADYVKNMVTGAAQMDGAILVVAATDGPMPQTREHILLGRQVGIPRIVVFLNKVDMVDDEELLELVEMEVRELLSFYEYDGDNGPVVAGSALGALNGEEKWVNTVLELMEAVDSWVEEPLRETEKDFLMPIEDVFSITGRGTVATGRIETGIINSGDAVDIIGMGTEKLASTVTGIEMFRQILDRGEAGDNAGILLRGIAKEDIKRGMVICKPGSITPHAKFKAEVYVLKKEEGGRHTPFHNNYRPQFYVRTTDVTGNIFLPEGVEMVMPGDNLTITVELIQPIALNLGLQFAIREGGRTVGAGQVTEILD
- the hpf gene encoding ribosome hibernation-promoting factor, HPF/YfiA family, with protein sequence MKVFTQSVNFTADKSLIDYIEKKIEGLEKFHDKIVDVEVYLKVQKTSEKENKITEIKINIPGDEFMVKKQTKTFEEGVNIAIDSLKRSLKKSKEKQRTILV